CGCCGGTGAGTTGTGCGGAATGGCACCCGCCGACGCGATGCAACGGGCACACGAAGTTCTCAACTACATCGGACTCGACGAAGCCCGTTATCGCCCGGTCGAATCGTACTCCACCGGCATGAAGCAGCGGCTCAAACTCGCGGCCGCCATCGTTCACGACCCGAAGCTGCTCATACTCGACGAACCTACCAACGGCATGGACCCGGCCGGCCGACAGGAAATGATCGAGCTGGCCCGCGACCTCTCGCACGGCAAAGGGATGAGCCTCATCTTTTCGAGCCATCTGCTGCCAGATGTCGAAGCCGTGTGCGATCACGTCGTCGTAATGGGACGCGGGGCGCTTCTGGCCCAGGGCAACATTCAGGAAATGAAGCAGGCGCACCCGCGGTCTTTTGATGTACGTGTGAAGGGCGATCGGGACGTATTCCTGGCGCGTCTGCGTGCCGCGGGCGGCGACGCCAAACCCTACGAAGACGCTCTGCGTGTCGAGCTACCCGAAGGGCAAACGACGGACCTGATCTGGCGGATCGCGGCGGAAACGGGCGAACAAATTCGCCACCTGCGCCCGCACCGCAGCTCGCTCGAAGACGTGTTCCTTGAAGCGGTCGGAGGGTAACGATGCCGATCTTCGACCAGGGTTACCAACACTGGCAGGGGCAACTCTCGGGGCACGGCTGGCGCTGGCTCGCGGTAGCCCGCCACGGCGTCCGCGCGCAGCTCCAGAACCGGTTCGTCCGACTCCTGCTTTTCGTCGCGTGGATGCCCGCGCTGGCACTGGTTACGGCCCTCACACTCTGGGGGTTGCTCGAACAACAAGCCGAGTCCGTCATCAGCCTCCTTCAGAGATTACTCCCGCCGGAAATGGTGGCGCAACCGCGCGACTTCCGGGGCGCGATGTGGACGGTCGCGTATGCCTACTTCTTCAAAGCTGAACTCCTCTGTTCGCTGTTCCTGGTGCTGCTCGTCGGCCCGAATCTCGTGAGCCGCGACCTCCGGTTCAATGCGCTACCACTGTATCTCTCGCGCCCGCTCCGGCGTGTCGATTACTTCCTGGGTAAGCTCGGCGTCATCGGCTTCTTCCTGGCCATGACGGTCGTGATCCCCGCAGTCGGCGCGTACCTGTTGGGCGTGGCC
This region of Gemmata massiliana genomic DNA includes:
- a CDS encoding ABC transporter ATP-binding protein, whose protein sequence is MLFRLSNVTKTYGPVTALRGLTVEAAPGAVGLLGPNGAGKTTLIRTLLGLINVDSGGGDVLGLDIHTQRLDIRQRVGFMPEDECLFPAVPGVGFVSYAGELCGMAPADAMQRAHEVLNYIGLDEARYRPVESYSTGMKQRLKLAAAIVHDPKLLILDEPTNGMDPAGRQEMIELARDLSHGKGMSLIFSSHLLPDVEAVCDHVVVMGRGALLAQGNIQEMKQAHPRSFDVRVKGDRDVFLARLRAAGGDAKPYEDALRVELPEGQTTDLIWRIAAETGEQIRHLRPHRSSLEDVFLEAVGG